One window from the genome of Chroococcidiopsis sp. TS-821 encodes:
- a CDS encoding ABC transporter permease gives MDILESVKMASKTLLANKLRSTLTMLGIIIGNASVIAMVGIGEGAQRFVSGQFESLGTNVLFIVPGNRDAQRTTVDLPKTLVLEDAEAIATQVPTVSAVAPQLHSRELVTYRNRNTYSLIVGTNPDFSAVRSFDARRGRFLTDLDVKRNNQVVTLGVDLAERLFGNQDPIGQQVRIRNISFLVVGVMEEKGSVLGTNYDDSAYIPVTTMASRIIGENSPYGINLTFISVSAQNEASVDAAQFQITNLLRLRHNITREDDFSVQSQKDVLEIAGTVTGALTIMLAAIAGISLLVGGIGVMNIMLVSVTERTQEIGLRKAIGATQDDILIQFLIEAVILSAAGGVLGTALGVGGVLLIGAFTPFQAGVSPIAIALAVGVSGGIGIIFGVVPARRAAQLDPIVALRSA, from the coding sequence ATGGACATTTTAGAAAGCGTTAAAATGGCATCAAAAACGCTGCTAGCGAATAAGCTACGCAGCACTCTGACGATGTTGGGTATCATCATCGGTAATGCGTCAGTGATCGCAATGGTAGGTATCGGTGAAGGTGCGCAGCGTTTCGTTTCTGGACAGTTTGAATCGTTAGGAACGAATGTATTATTTATCGTTCCAGGTAACCGCGACGCGCAACGGACAACAGTTGATTTACCAAAAACGTTAGTTTTAGAAGACGCAGAAGCGATCGCCACGCAAGTCCCCACAGTCAGCGCAGTCGCTCCGCAGTTACACTCGCGCGAACTTGTCACTTATCGCAATCGCAATACCTACAGCTTGATTGTTGGAACCAACCCAGATTTTTCTGCCGTTCGGAGTTTTGACGCCCGGCGCGGTAGATTTCTCACCGACCTTGACGTTAAGCGCAATAACCAAGTCGTCACCTTGGGTGTCGATTTAGCCGAACGTCTCTTTGGCAATCAAGATCCAATCGGTCAGCAAGTGCGAATTCGTAACATCAGCTTTCTCGTTGTTGGTGTTATGGAGGAAAAAGGCTCGGTTTTAGGCACAAACTATGACGACAGCGCCTATATTCCTGTGACAACAATGGCAAGCCGAATTATCGGCGAAAACTCTCCCTATGGCATTAACTTAACGTTTATTTCCGTATCCGCGCAAAACGAAGCCAGCGTCGATGCAGCGCAGTTTCAAATTACCAACTTGTTGCGGTTGCGACACAACATCACCCGCGAAGATGACTTTAGCGTTCAAAGCCAAAAAGACGTTTTAGAAATTGCGGGTACAGTCACCGGCGCTTTGACGATCATGCTAGCCGCGATCGCCGGAATTTCCCTGTTAGTCGGTGGAATTGGCGTCATGAATATTATGCTGGTATCCGTTACCGAAAGAACGCAAGAAATCGGACTGCGTAAAGCGATCGGCGCGACTCAGGATGATATTTTGATTCAGTTTTTAATTGAAGCAGTGATTCTTTCTGCTGCTGGCGGTGTACTTGGTACAGCGTTAGGAGTAGGCGGAGTGTTATTAATTGGAGCCTTCACTCCGTTTCAAGCAGGCGTTTCGCCAATTGCGATCGCACTTGCCGTTGGTGTTTCTGGTGGTATTGGCATTATCTTCGGTGTTGTGCCTGCCCGCCGTGCTGCCCAACTCGATCCAATTGTTGCTTTGAGAAGTGCATAA
- a CDS encoding aromatic ring-hydroxylating dioxygenase subunit alpha has product MAKNDFLRNVWYYALPGGSLKRKAMVAKTLLGEPIVFARSREGKVFALRNICPHRAVPLSYGRFDGQEIECCYHGWRFDQTGRCTEIPALVEGDALDLKRFQVKQYPVREVQGNIWIYMASNERNAPQEPEMEVPVVPFFGDKSYQLVVKLHFPCYVDHAIIGLMDPAHISFVHRSWWWKSGRSLFEEVKAFDPSPYGFTMRRHKIPSVALGYRLIGSGAPETEISFRLPGVRIEHVSTEHHNVCNLTAVTPISETETEVTTLLYWTTPWITAIKPLIKPFVRAFLDQDRQVVIKQQEGLKYDPALLLIRDADTQARWYYQLKAEFTRAAAEGRPFNNPVKTQVLRWRA; this is encoded by the coding sequence ATGGCAAAAAACGACTTCTTGCGCAATGTTTGGTACTATGCTTTACCAGGAGGCTCACTCAAACGCAAAGCAATGGTTGCAAAAACGCTGCTGGGTGAGCCAATCGTTTTCGCCCGCAGTCGCGAAGGTAAAGTATTCGCACTCCGCAACATTTGTCCTCATCGTGCCGTACCCCTCAGCTATGGACGATTCGACGGACAAGAAATCGAATGCTGCTATCATGGTTGGCGCTTTGACCAAACCGGACGCTGTACAGAAATTCCCGCATTAGTTGAAGGCGATGCCCTCGATCTCAAGCGCTTCCAAGTTAAGCAGTATCCCGTACGCGAAGTGCAAGGCAACATTTGGATTTATATGGCATCCAACGAACGCAATGCACCGCAAGAACCAGAGATGGAAGTTCCCGTAGTGCCTTTCTTTGGTGACAAATCGTATCAATTAGTTGTTAAATTGCACTTTCCGTGCTATGTAGATCATGCAATTATTGGTTTAATGGACCCTGCACATATATCATTTGTCCATCGCTCTTGGTGGTGGAAATCAGGGCGATCGCTGTTTGAAGAAGTCAAAGCCTTTGACCCCTCACCGTATGGCTTTACGATGCGGCGGCACAAAATTCCCAGCGTCGCCCTTGGTTATCGACTCATTGGCAGTGGCGCACCCGAAACCGAAATTTCGTTTCGTCTCCCTGGCGTCCGCATTGAACACGTCAGCACCGAACACCACAACGTCTGCAACCTCACCGCTGTCACTCCTATATCAGAAACCGAAACCGAAGTTACAACGCTTCTTTACTGGACAACCCCTTGGATTACAGCAATCAAACCACTAATCAAACCCTTTGTCCGTGCATTTCTCGACCAAGACCGTCAAGTCGTCATCAAACAGCAAGAAGGCTTAAAATATGACCCGGCATTACTCCTGATTCGCGATGCTGATACTCAAGCACGTTGGTACTATCAACTAAAAGCCGAATTTACCCGCGCCGCCGCAGAAGGTCGCCCGTTCAACAATCCAGTAAAAACCCAAGTTTTACGTTGGCGAGCTTAG
- a CDS encoding ABC transporter ATP-binding protein yields the protein MKDNSPLSTVAIAQRDLGNTTATTIVRLENVSKIYGARETEVRALSNVNLTVEQGEYCAIMGASGSGKSTAMNIIGCLDRPTDGHYYLDGVDVADLSDTELAHIRNRKIGFVFQQFHLLPQSTALENVMLPMVYAGIPTAERRDRAAEALRRVGLEKRLNNRPNQLSGGQQQRVAIARAIVNQPVLLLADEPTGALDSRTTQEVLEIFGTLNASGITIVMVTHEPDVARKTQRIVWFKDGEVIHSHLTPADINQVATS from the coding sequence ATGAAAGACAACTCCCCACTCTCTACCGTTGCCATTGCCCAACGCGATCTAGGCAATACTACTGCAACGACAATAGTACGCCTAGAAAACGTCTCCAAAATCTATGGTGCAAGAGAAACAGAAGTTCGAGCACTATCAAACGTTAACCTAACCGTAGAACAAGGCGAGTATTGCGCGATTATGGGCGCATCCGGTTCAGGAAAATCGACTGCGATGAACATTATCGGTTGTCTCGATCGCCCAACAGACGGTCACTATTACCTAGATGGCGTTGATGTCGCCGATTTAAGCGATACCGAACTAGCACACATCCGCAACCGCAAAATTGGATTTGTCTTTCAACAATTTCACCTGCTACCTCAATCAACCGCGCTGGAGAATGTCATGCTACCGATGGTATACGCTGGTATTCCGACAGCAGAAAGACGCGATCGCGCCGCCGAAGCCTTACGCCGTGTTGGCTTAGAAAAGCGACTCAACAACCGACCAAACCAACTTTCCGGCGGACAACAGCAACGAGTGGCGATCGCGCGGGCGATTGTCAATCAACCCGTACTACTGCTTGCAGACGAACCCACAGGCGCACTCGATTCAAGAACAACGCAAGAAGTGCTAGAAATCTTTGGTACACTCAACGCCAGCGGTATCACGATCGTCATGGTGACGCACGAACCTGACGTCGCCCGCAAAACACAACGCATTGTCTGGTTCAAAGATGGTGAAGTTATCCATTCGCACCTCACACCCGCCGACATCAACCAAGTTGCTACATCTTAG
- a CDS encoding orange carotenoid protein N-terminal domain-containing protein codes for MNSSPNTNQPQALSDETQKVVQAFDGLETDAKLAWFYLVYKKMGSSITPAAPAATDPELAPMLLGDYYKLSDNEQLAIMRQIVNREDTEYSRAYGALKENNQLMVWYAWAQAMGDTVVGMPSDYQPTEAVNNLLSQIEALDFDDQISIFRTIASQMGYTDVKPIETQAQTGKTSSL; via the coding sequence ATGAATTCTAGCCCAAACACAAATCAGCCCCAAGCACTCAGTGATGAAACACAAAAAGTAGTTCAAGCTTTTGATGGGTTAGAAACAGACGCAAAACTAGCTTGGTTTTATTTAGTTTATAAAAAAATGGGTAGCTCTATTACCCCAGCGGCTCCCGCTGCCACCGATCCAGAACTGGCACCTATGTTATTAGGAGACTACTACAAGTTGTCTGATAACGAGCAGTTGGCGATTATGCGGCAGATTGTGAATCGAGAAGATACAGAATATTCTCGCGCTTACGGTGCTTTGAAAGAAAATAATCAGTTGATGGTTTGGTATGCGTGGGCGCAAGCTATGGGCGATACTGTGGTAGGTATGCCAAGTGATTATCAACCAACCGAAGCTGTTAACAATTTATTGTCCCAAATCGAAGCGCTTGACTTTGACGACCAAATTTCTATTTTTCGGACGATCGCAAGCCAAATGGGTTACACCGATGTTAAACCGATCGAAACTCAGGCACAGACAGGTAAAACATCAAGTCTCTAA
- a CDS encoding HAD-IA family hydrolase → MTAKVIIFDFDGTLANTIDVIVDITNRLALEFGYQPTTHNELDQLKNLSSREIVKQSGISILKLPFLIKKVRAELNKEIKNIKPIAGIKDVLQELSSRGHRLGIITSNSKENIVDFLEKNEWQHLFEFVYSGTTLFGKSKIINRLIKQKEISRDQIIYVGDETRDIEAARKSNVKAIAVTWGFNSAEVLAQQNPDFIVSQPQELISAVMALQASEETIDSYSLSNQIFLN, encoded by the coding sequence ATGACAGCAAAAGTAATTATTTTTGATTTCGATGGTACATTAGCCAACACTATTGACGTAATTGTTGATATTACAAATCGGTTGGCTTTAGAATTTGGCTATCAACCAACAACTCACAATGAACTTGACCAACTCAAAAACTTAAGTTCGCGTGAAATTGTCAAACAGTCAGGAATCTCAATTTTAAAGCTACCTTTTCTAATTAAGAAAGTTAGAGCCGAATTGAATAAAGAAATTAAGAATATCAAACCCATTGCTGGAATCAAAGATGTTTTACAAGAATTAAGTTCTCGAGGGCATCGTTTAGGAATTATTACCTCTAATTCCAAAGAAAATATTGTAGATTTTCTTGAGAAAAACGAATGGCAGCACTTGTTTGAATTTGTTTACTCAGGAACAACACTTTTTGGTAAAAGTAAAATCATTAATAGATTAATTAAACAAAAGGAAATTAGTCGCGACCAAATTATTTATGTCGGTGATGAGACGCGGGATATTGAAGCTGCAAGAAAAAGCAATGTTAAGGCGATCGCTGTAACTTGGGGATTCAACTCTGCAGAAGTTTTAGCTCAGCAAAACCCAGATTTTATAGTATCTCAACCGCAAGAATTAATCTCAGCGGTCATGGCACTACAAGCAAGTGAAGAAACGATAGATTCCTATTCTTTGAGTAATCAAATATTCCTCAACTGA
- the queG gene encoding tRNA epoxyqueuosine(34) reductase QueG gives MSIDTTRIKQKALELGFHRVGIAAVEDGMTNSQHLQAWLALGYQADMAWMANPKRQDIKLVMPDVRSLICVALNYYTPHQRPQEAKYAKISRYGWGRDYHKVLHKKLKSLSTWLEAQAEGIKARYYADTGPVQDKVWAQKAGIGWIAKNGNVITREYGSWVFLGEVLTNLSLTPDQPHTQHCGTCTRCLEACPTGAIAQPFVVDANRCIAYHTIENRSEKLPDAVAAQLHGWVAGCDICQDVCPWNQRFAKETDVAEFQPYSWNIAPTLAELAEISDAEWNKRFPASALRRIKPEMLRRNAKANLQGAANMSTSQQ, from the coding sequence ATGAGTATCGATACGACTCGCATTAAGCAAAAAGCCTTAGAATTAGGATTTCATCGAGTAGGAATTGCTGCTGTAGAAGACGGCATGACCAATTCACAGCATTTGCAAGCATGGTTGGCACTGGGTTATCAAGCAGATATGGCATGGATGGCAAATCCCAAGCGACAAGACATCAAATTAGTCATGCCAGACGTGCGATCGCTCATTTGTGTTGCCTTAAACTATTACACTCCTCACCAGCGCCCCCAAGAAGCTAAGTATGCCAAAATATCGCGCTATGGCTGGGGAAGGGATTATCACAAGGTTTTACACAAGAAGCTAAAATCGCTGAGTACTTGGTTAGAGGCACAAGCCGAAGGCATTAAAGCACGTTACTACGCAGATACAGGGCCAGTACAAGATAAAGTTTGGGCACAAAAAGCTGGAATCGGTTGGATTGCCAAGAATGGTAATGTAATTACCCGCGAATATGGTTCTTGGGTGTTTTTGGGCGAAGTATTGACAAATCTTAGCTTAACTCCCGACCAACCGCACACTCAGCATTGTGGGACTTGTACTCGTTGCCTTGAGGCTTGCCCTACAGGTGCGATCGCACAGCCTTTTGTTGTTGATGCAAATCGTTGCATTGCTTATCATACAATTGAGAATCGGAGTGAAAAACTACCCGATGCAGTAGCAGCGCAACTTCATGGTTGGGTTGCGGGTTGCGATATCTGCCAAGATGTTTGCCCCTGGAATCAGCGGTTTGCTAAAGAAACAGATGTAGCGGAATTTCAGCCCTATTCCTGGAATATTGCACCTACACTTGCAGAACTTGCTGAAATTTCTGATGCCGAGTGGAATAAGCGATTTCCAGCTTCAGCACTACGACGCATCAAACCAGAAATGTTGCGGCGCAACGCCAAAGCAAATTTACAGGGCGCAGCAAATATGTCCACAAGCCAACAGTAA
- a CDS encoding orange carotenoid protein N-terminal domain-containing protein codes for MTYTTESASTFSSTRFDSSTQFADAVPATIALFKRLSVDDQLALLWYAYTEMGRSITPAAPGAARLQLAEGLLNQIKAMSHAEQLQVMRDLAANRNTAISRAYGVLSANTKLAFWYELSVLMERGIVVPMPPGYRPSPAVTEVLEAIKSLDFGQQITVLRNAVIDMGVDPLAD; via the coding sequence ATGACATACACAACAGAGTCAGCTTCCACATTTTCATCCACCCGCTTCGATTCCAGCACACAGTTTGCTGACGCCGTGCCTGCCACCATAGCTTTATTCAAGCGCCTCAGTGTGGACGATCAGCTAGCGTTACTTTGGTACGCATACACCGAAATGGGGCGCTCAATTACGCCTGCTGCCCCTGGTGCTGCGCGTTTGCAGTTAGCCGAAGGGCTACTCAACCAAATCAAAGCGATGTCTCACGCTGAGCAGTTGCAGGTAATGCGCGACTTAGCTGCAAACAGAAACACTGCAATTAGCCGTGCTTATGGCGTTTTAAGCGCAAACACGAAGCTTGCATTCTGGTATGAACTTTCTGTATTAATGGAGCGCGGCATTGTCGTACCCATGCCACCTGGATACCGACCTTCCCCAGCAGTGACCGAAGTCTTAGAAGCGATCAAGTCGCTTGATTTTGGTCAACAAATTACAGTGTTGCGTAACGCAGTTATTGACATGGGTGTCGATCCTTTAGCCGACTAG
- a CDS encoding nuclear transport factor 2 family protein: MQSKSTSSANDTPERSISIEGITEPTILRYFETLNAGDFDATATLFARDGTLKAPFESPIVGQAAIAAYLHKEAQNMILSPSQGVIEPQEDAIKVQVAGKVQTSWCGVNVAWTFLLNQQREIVAATVKLLASPQDLLTMQRPTS, encoded by the coding sequence ATGCAGTCCAAATCTACTTCTTCAGCTAATGATACTCCAGAGCGCTCGATTAGCATTGAGGGCATTACCGAACCAACAATATTGCGCTACTTTGAAACGCTCAACGCAGGTGACTTTGATGCAACCGCGACACTCTTTGCTCGCGATGGCACGCTTAAGGCACCTTTTGAATCTCCGATTGTGGGACAAGCGGCGATCGCAGCATACCTGCATAAAGAAGCACAAAATATGATTCTTTCACCAAGTCAGGGAGTTATTGAGCCACAAGAAGATGCAATTAAGGTACAAGTTGCAGGAAAAGTGCAAACTTCTTGGTGCGGTGTCAACGTTGCTTGGACATTCCTGCTCAATCAGCAACGCGAAATTGTTGCTGCTACTGTCAAACTCCTTGCTTCTCCGCAAGATTTGTTAACTATGCAGCGTCCTACGTCCTAA
- a CDS encoding response regulator transcription factor: protein MNKIRVALIEDHDLTRVGIRTALQQRQEIEVIGEAANASEGLKLLQTSHPDIAIVDIGLPDKDGIELTRQIKASQDSEDDNNTKVLILTLRDNKEAVLAAFAAGADSYCMKDISFDNLLEALRVTHGGNSWIDPAIARIVLQQARETPEVAEPVAADSKTVAINAADAEYDQMIAAYPLTERELEVLQLIVEGCSNAVIAEKLYITVGTVKTHVRNILNKLCADDRTQAAVRALRSGLVG, encoded by the coding sequence ATGAACAAAATTCGTGTTGCTCTAATTGAAGACCATGACCTCACCCGCGTGGGTATTCGTACAGCCCTGCAACAGCGACAGGAAATTGAAGTGATTGGAGAAGCAGCTAACGCCAGTGAAGGGCTAAAACTGTTGCAAACAAGTCATCCAGATATTGCGATTGTTGATATCGGTTTACCGGATAAAGATGGTATTGAACTCACGCGGCAAATTAAAGCTAGTCAAGACAGTGAAGATGATAACAATACTAAAGTATTGATTTTAACTTTACGCGACAACAAAGAAGCTGTGTTAGCGGCTTTTGCTGCGGGTGCTGATTCCTACTGCATGAAGGATATTAGCTTTGACAACTTGCTAGAAGCGTTGCGCGTGACGCACGGCGGTAACTCGTGGATTGACCCAGCGATCGCGCGGATTGTTCTACAACAAGCAAGAGAAACCCCGGAAGTTGCAGAACCAGTTGCAGCCGATAGTAAGACCGTTGCAATCAACGCAGCTGACGCAGAATACGACCAAATGATCGCCGCGTACCCACTTACCGAACGCGAACTAGAGGTTTTGCAACTGATTGTCGAAGGTTGCAGTAATGCTGTGATTGCCGAGAAGTTGTATATTACAGTCGGTACAGTAAAAACTCACGTGCGCAACATCCTGAATAAGCTGTGTGCTGATGACCGCACTCAAGCAGCCGTTCGGGCATTGCGTTCTGGCTTGGTAGGATAA
- a CDS encoding PAS domain-containing protein, whose translation MDTTYKDDRPSMTVESGWGFTKALHPEDRNRYTTQQSLAIAKGQPYEIKYRLLAADGHYHWYSEQGTPVIAAGQIQDWIVSCTPYHEELASSARQPRDEPLKALQESEQRYRSLVIATSQIVWTTDAEGRVDDMPAWRAYTGQTVAEVKGWSWLNAVHPEDRHRTAVTWNRAVQEKTLYDTEYRIRGADGNYRYFWVRGVPVIAEDGSIREWVGVCADIHDRKRAEEELKISEKRYRDLANAMPLIVWTAQPNGTMDYYNQWWFDYTGLTIEQSTGYGWQAIIHPDDLSECLKRWNHAVSTGTFYEIEYRFRRKDGVYRWHIGRAVPVRDNDGQILSWVGTATDIDDRKRFEEALKESEARFRSMADNAPVMIWMSGTDTQCNWFNQPWLEFTGRSMEEEVGDGWAQRVHPDDKEPCWQTYLKAFAARQRFEMEYRFQRADGEYRWLVDTGVPRFTPSGDFAGYIGSCVDITERKATEAALKHRAEELTYLTNVLATTNAALEKRNQELDQFAYVASHDLKAPLRAIANLSQWIEEDIADQLNAENRRQMDLLRGRVHRLEALIDGLLQYSRVGRTATATELVNVQALLNEVLTMLAPPPEFTIAIATPMPTLHAQKLPLFQVFSNLISNAIKHHNRPNGNVAIAATDKGDYYEFTVSDDGPGIAPEYHEKVFGIFQTLEARDKVENTGVGLAIVKKIIESQGGRIYITSQEGQGATFHFTWLK comes from the coding sequence ATGGATACTACATACAAAGACGATCGCCCGTCGATGACAGTAGAGTCAGGATGGGGATTTACTAAAGCACTGCATCCAGAAGACCGCAACCGTTATACGACGCAACAATCCTTAGCGATCGCCAAAGGGCAACCATACGAAATCAAGTACCGCTTACTTGCTGCAGATGGTCACTATCACTGGTACAGCGAACAGGGTACACCGGTAATTGCCGCAGGTCAAATTCAAGATTGGATCGTCAGCTGTACTCCCTACCACGAAGAACTCGCATCATCTGCTCGCCAACCCCGCGACGAGCCTTTAAAAGCCCTACAAGAAAGCGAACAGCGCTATCGCTCGCTCGTGATTGCGACATCACAAATCGTTTGGACAACTGATGCAGAAGGTAGAGTAGACGACATGCCAGCCTGGCGGGCGTATACAGGGCAAACCGTCGCCGAAGTCAAAGGCTGGAGTTGGTTAAACGCGGTACACCCTGAAGATCGCCATCGCACGGCTGTGACGTGGAACCGTGCAGTACAGGAAAAAACGCTCTACGATACCGAATATCGAATTCGCGGTGCCGATGGCAACTATCGTTATTTTTGGGTGCGGGGCGTACCCGTCATTGCTGAAGACGGCTCGATTCGCGAATGGGTAGGTGTCTGTGCCGATATTCACGACCGCAAGCGCGCCGAAGAAGAACTTAAAATCAGCGAAAAGCGCTATCGCGACTTAGCCAATGCCATGCCATTGATCGTCTGGACAGCACAACCCAATGGCACAATGGATTATTACAATCAATGGTGGTTTGACTACACAGGCTTGACAATAGAGCAAAGTACCGGATACGGATGGCAAGCAATTATTCATCCTGATGATTTATCCGAGTGTCTCAAGCGCTGGAACCATGCCGTTAGTACGGGGACATTTTACGAAATTGAGTATCGTTTTCGGCGTAAAGATGGTGTCTATCGCTGGCACATTGGGAGAGCCGTACCCGTACGCGACAATGACGGACAGATTCTATCATGGGTGGGAACCGCAACCGATATCGACGATCGCAAACGTTTTGAGGAAGCTCTTAAAGAAAGCGAAGCCCGCTTCCGAAGTATGGCAGACAACGCCCCAGTGATGATTTGGATGTCGGGAACCGATACCCAATGCAACTGGTTCAATCAGCCGTGGCTCGAATTTACAGGACGTAGTATGGAAGAAGAAGTCGGTGACGGTTGGGCGCAAAGAGTTCATCCCGACGACAAAGAACCGTGTTGGCAAACTTACCTAAAAGCATTTGCGGCGCGTCAGCGCTTTGAGATGGAATATCGCTTTCAGCGTGCCGATGGCGAGTACCGCTGGTTAGTTGATACAGGTGTGCCGCGCTTTACACCGAGTGGCGATTTTGCAGGGTATATTGGCTCTTGTGTTGATATCACTGAGCGTAAGGCGACGGAAGCAGCGCTGAAACATCGTGCTGAGGAATTGACTTATTTAACAAACGTGTTAGCAACAACAAATGCTGCTCTAGAAAAGCGCAACCAAGAATTAGATCAATTTGCTTATGTCGCATCCCACGATCTGAAAGCACCCTTAAGAGCGATTGCTAATCTTTCACAGTGGATCGAAGAAGATATCGCCGACCAACTCAACGCCGAAAACCGCCGTCAAATGGATTTACTGCGCGGGCGCGTGCATCGGCTAGAAGCCTTAATAGACGGCTTGCTACAGTACTCGCGTGTAGGACGCACAGCAACAGCAACTGAATTAGTGAACGTTCAAGCATTGCTTAATGAAGTGCTAACAATGCTCGCCCCACCCCCAGAATTTACCATCGCGATCGCCACGCCAATGCCGACACTGCACGCGCAAAAGTTACCCTTATTTCAAGTGTTCAGCAATCTCATTAGTAACGCGATCAAGCATCACAACCGACCTAACGGTAACGTCGCGATCGCCGCAACCGATAAAGGAGATTATTATGAATTTACTGTTAGTGATGATGGTCCAGGAATCGCACCTGAGTACCACGAAAAAGTTTTTGGCATCTTTCAAACCTTAGAAGCTCGCGATAAAGTCGAAAACACAGGAGTTGGTCTTGCGATTGTCAAAAAAATCATCGAAAGTCAAGGAGGACGAATCTACATTACTTCGCAAGAAGGTCAAGGAGCCACGTTTCACTTTACTTGGTTAAAGTAG